From a region of the Streptococcus ruminantium genome:
- the ftsW gene encoding cell division peptidoglycan polymerase FtsW, producing MKIDKRHLLNYSILIPYLILSVIGLVMVYSTTSATQIINGKDPFRTVINQAGFWVVSLIAIYTIYRMKLSFLRKKAVIYSVILAEIFLLVISRLFPTVNGAHGWIPLPIAGTLQPAEYLKLIVIWYLAHEFAKQQADIRTYDYLSLIRGSWIPKEFTDWRIINLILLGLVATLPDLGNATIIILIIIVMISVSGIAYRWFSTAILGIVAASTVILGTIRIFGVETVEKIPLFGYIARRFAAYFDPFGNATGSGLQLTHSYYAMSNGGWLGRGLGNSIEKKGHLPEAHTDFAFSITIEELGFIGASLILAVLFFLIIRIIIVGIRSRSPFNSMMALGIAGMLLIQTFVNIGGISGIIPATGVTFPFLSQGGSSLLIISIGIGFVLNIDANEKRRLIEEEIERTLV from the coding sequence ATGAAGATTGACAAGCGTCATTTGTTGAATTACTCGATACTCATTCCCTATCTCATATTATCTGTTATAGGTCTAGTAATGGTTTACTCTACTACCAGTGCCACGCAAATTATCAATGGTAAGGATCCATTTAGAACGGTTATTAACCAGGCGGGCTTCTGGGTGGTTAGTCTGATAGCAATCTACACGATTTATCGTATGAAGTTGAGTTTTCTACGAAAGAAGGCAGTCATTTATTCGGTCATTTTAGCAGAGATCTTCTTATTGGTAATATCTCGCCTGTTTCCCACTGTCAATGGTGCTCATGGCTGGATTCCTCTTCCAATCGCTGGAACCTTACAGCCTGCAGAATATCTGAAGTTAATTGTTATTTGGTACTTGGCTCACGAATTTGCTAAGCAGCAGGCTGATATTCGGACCTACGATTACCTCTCTTTGATTAGAGGTAGTTGGATTCCGAAAGAATTTACTGATTGGCGGATTATCAATCTCATCTTACTTGGCTTAGTGGCCACCTTGCCAGACTTGGGAAATGCCACGATTATTATTCTGATTATCATTGTGATGATTAGCGTAAGCGGTATTGCCTATCGCTGGTTTTCGACAGCGATTTTAGGGATAGTCGCTGCTTCAACGGTTATATTAGGAACGATTCGTATTTTCGGAGTTGAAACGGTCGAAAAAATTCCTCTTTTTGGCTATATTGCCCGCCGATTTGCTGCTTATTTTGATCCATTTGGCAATGCGACAGGTTCCGGTCTACAACTGACTCACTCTTACTATGCAATGAGCAATGGTGGCTGGTTGGGGCGTGGCTTAGGAAATTCGATTGAGAAAAAAGGGCACTTGCCAGAAGCCCATACCGACTTTGCCTTTTCCATTACGATTGAAGAACTTGGCTTTATAGGAGCGAGCTTGATTTTGGCCGTATTGTTCTTTTTAATTATTCGGATTATCATCGTTGGTATCCGTTCTCGTAGTCCTTTTAATTCCATGATGGCGCTTGGTATCGCAGGAATGTTACTCATTCAGACCTTCGTCAACATTGGTGGGATTTCGGGGATTATCCCTGCAACAGGGGTAACCTTTCCCTTCCTTTCACAGGGAGGATCCAGTCTCCTGATTATCTCTATCGGAATTGGCTTTGTTCTTAATATTGATGCCAATGAGAAACGTCGACTAATCGAGGAAGAGATTGAGCGTACATTAGTATAG
- a CDS encoding glycoside hydrolase family 25 protein, giving the protein MRKKINPIVVVGFFLSFFVLIFVTGLTGNTVDKTNTTNETTTTQSSTSTSPKKISPSSSYHITNALEMKPIIDVSAWQRPSEIDYDVLSRNISGAIVRIQSGSHTKKENTATDKNGLDKSFDTHIKEFQARNIPVAVYAYVTGNSIENMREEARSFYKAANQYKPTFYWLDVEEHTMNDMNAGVEAFRKELKDLGAKNIGIYVGTYFMEDHSINVEKFDAVWIPTYGDDSGYYNAAPNTDLDYDLHQYTSRGRVNGFDKHLDLNIVTTLKDPNQIYKKLFTIPE; this is encoded by the coding sequence ATGAGAAAGAAAATAAATCCGATCGTTGTCGTTGGTTTCTTCCTTTCCTTTTTTGTCCTTATTTTCGTAACCGGATTAACTGGAAATACCGTAGATAAAACGAATACAACCAATGAGACCACAACCACACAATCAAGTACTAGTACGAGTCCTAAAAAGATTAGCCCTAGCTCTAGTTACCATATCACCAATGCTCTTGAAATGAAACCGATTATTGATGTTTCAGCATGGCAGAGACCTTCAGAAATTGATTATGATGTTCTTAGTCGAAATATCTCCGGTGCCATCGTCCGTATCCAAAGCGGATCACACACTAAAAAAGAAAATACAGCTACGGACAAGAATGGTTTAGATAAGTCATTTGATACCCACATCAAAGAATTTCAGGCAAGAAATATCCCTGTAGCTGTCTATGCCTATGTTACGGGAAACAGTATTGAAAATATGAGGGAAGAGGCTCGCAGTTTTTACAAAGCAGCAAACCAATATAAACCGACTTTCTACTGGCTGGATGTCGAAGAACATACCATGAATGATATGAATGCCGGAGTAGAAGCTTTTCGTAAGGAGCTCAAAGACTTAGGAGCAAAAAATATCGGAATTTACGTTGGAACCTATTTTATGGAAGATCACAGTATCAACGTTGAAAAATTTGATGCAGTATGGATTCCTACCTATGGCGATGACTCCGGTTATTACAATGCGGCTCCCAATACTGATTTAGATTATGACCTTCATCAATATACCTCACGTGGTCGTGTCAATGGTTTTGATAAGCATCTTGACCTGAACATTGTTACCACCTTGAAGGATCCCAATCAGATTTATAAAAAATTATTTACAATACCGGAATAA
- the thiT gene encoding energy-coupled thiamine transporter ThiT, producing MSQSKLRLLAEIAIFSAIALVFDKFPLFTMPQGGSVSLVMLPILLLSLRHGLSVGILSGGIVGTIQLFYGGYFLNLFQVFLDYALSYAGIGLAGLLTHTLKKQKTLPHASLVITLASVLGGSIRFLANFLAGIIFYADYAPAGLPVWLYSFQYNISYILPSAAIACILLILLYKARPNFYSLS from the coding sequence ATGTCCCAATCAAAATTACGTCTTTTGGCTGAAATAGCTATCTTTTCTGCTATCGCTCTTGTCTTTGACAAATTCCCCCTCTTCACCATGCCACAAGGTGGCTCTGTCTCTCTAGTCATGCTTCCCATTCTCCTTCTCTCTCTGCGCCATGGTCTATCGGTTGGGATTCTTTCTGGAGGAATCGTTGGAACCATTCAGCTATTTTACGGTGGTTACTTTTTAAATCTCTTTCAAGTTTTTCTCGATTATGCCTTATCCTATGCAGGAATTGGATTAGCAGGTCTTTTGACACACACTTTGAAAAAGCAAAAAACGTTGCCCCATGCTAGCCTTGTTATCACACTTGCTAGTGTACTAGGAGGAAGCATTCGCTTTTTAGCTAATTTCCTAGCAGGAATAATCTTTTATGCTGACTATGCCCCGGCAGGTCTTCCTGTCTGGCTCTATTCTTTCCAGTACAATATCAGCTATATTCTCCCTTCAGCAGCCATTGCTTGCATTCTGCTGATCCTGCTTTATAAGGCTAGACCAAATTTTTATAGCCTTTCGTAA
- a CDS encoding DUF368 domain-containing protein, with protein sequence MASWISRIMKGMIIALGFILPGVSGGVLAAILGIYERLISFLANIRKNFKENFLYFVPVGIGGVLGIALFSFPVEFLLQHFQVPTLWAFAGAIVGTIPSLLKESITKSKRDTIDWMWLIGTFIVSGLLLYNLSDLVGTLPANFASFVLAGALIALGVLVPGLSPSNLLLILGIYTPMLSGFKSLDLIGTFLPIAIGGGLAMIAFSKAMDYALKVYHSRVYHFIIGIVSSSTLLILIPQVGNKESISYAGTDFGIWMISLVLFVLGAWLGYWMSKLEEKYK encoded by the coding sequence ATGGCTTCTTGGATTTCAAGAATAATGAAAGGTATGATTATCGCCCTTGGATTTATACTGCCCGGTGTTTCTGGAGGTGTATTAGCAGCTATCCTAGGAATTTATGAACGTCTTATCAGCTTTCTAGCAAACATTCGCAAGAATTTTAAAGAGAACTTTCTCTATTTTGTTCCTGTTGGAATTGGTGGGGTCTTAGGAATTGCTCTCTTCTCCTTTCCAGTGGAGTTTCTCTTGCAACACTTCCAAGTACCAACCCTATGGGCGTTCGCAGGAGCTATTGTAGGAACGATTCCTAGCTTACTGAAGGAATCTATCACAAAGAGTAAACGCGATACTATTGACTGGATGTGGCTCATTGGAACCTTTATCGTATCTGGCCTTTTGCTCTATAACTTAAGTGATTTGGTGGGAACTCTCCCTGCCAACTTTGCAAGTTTTGTTTTAGCCGGTGCCTTGATTGCCTTAGGTGTGCTGGTTCCAGGACTCAGCCCATCAAATCTTCTCTTGATTTTAGGAATTTACACCCCCATGCTCAGTGGCTTCAAATCTCTTGATTTAATCGGCACCTTCCTACCGATTGCTATCGGTGGAGGACTTGCAATGATTGCTTTTTCAAAAGCAATGGACTATGCTCTCAAAGTTTATCATTCACGAGTCTATCATTTTATCATCGGTATCGTTTCTTCCTCTACCCTCTTGATTTTAATTCCACAAGTGGGCAACAAAGAATCAATTTCCTATGCCGGAACTGACTTTGGCATCTGGATGATCTCCCTTGTCCTCTTTGTCTTGGGAGCATGGTTGGGATATTGGATGAGCAAATTAGAGGAAAAATACAAGTAA
- a CDS encoding aminoacyl-tRNA deacylase: protein MAKKVTIKKTLVNQILDKAKIKHDSLVLNALEGQLPQGIEEKDIYKTLALIGDKTGPIIGIVPITERLSEKKLAKISGNKKVNMIPQKNLEKITGYVHGANNPVGIRQKHNFPIFIDLSALESKQIIVSAGEIGRSIRIDSQVLADFVNASFANIIERE, encoded by the coding sequence ATGGCAAAGAAGGTTACTATCAAAAAAACCTTAGTTAACCAAATTTTAGACAAGGCTAAGATCAAACATGATAGCCTTGTTTTAAATGCCCTTGAAGGCCAACTACCACAAGGAATAGAAGAAAAGGATATTTATAAAACATTAGCTCTTATTGGTGATAAAACAGGACCAATTATTGGCATTGTTCCTATTACCGAACGCTTGTCTGAGAAGAAATTAGCTAAGATTTCCGGAAATAAAAAGGTCAACATGATCCCTCAAAAGAATTTGGAAAAAATAACGGGTTATGTCCATGGAGCTAACAACCCCGTAGGTATCCGCCAAAAACATAATTTTCCTATCTTTATCGACCTATCCGCTTTAGAATCAAAGCAGATAATCGTATCAGCTGGAGAAATTGGTCGTTCTATCCGAATAGATAGTCAGGTCTTGGCTGACTTTGTAAATGCAAGTTTTGCCAATATCATTGAAAGAGAATAA
- the lysS gene encoding lysine--tRNA ligase: MSTAHFEELNDQQIVRREKMTALAEQGIDPFGKRFERTTNSAELKTQYEEKTKEELEELAKTAIIAGRMMTKRGKGKAGFAHIQDREGQIQIYVRQDDVGEKNYEIFKKADLGDFIGIEGDVMKTNMGELTIHVHKLTHLSKALRPLPEKFHGLTDIETRYRKRYLDLITNRESFNRFVTRSKIISEIRRYLDGLGFLEVETPVLHNEAGGAAARPFITHHNAQNIDMVLRIATELHLKRLIVGGMERVYEIGRIFRNEGMDATHNPEFTSIEVYQAYADYQDIMDLTEGIIQHTAKAVIGDGPVTYQGTEIAIHEPFKRIHMVDAIKEQTGVDFWQEMSFEEAKALAAEHHVPVEKHHTEVGQIINSFFEEYVEATLIQPTFVYGHPVAVSPLAKKNDDDPRFTDRFELFIMTKEYGNAFTELNDPIDQLERFEAQAKAKELGDDEATGVDYDYIEALEYGMPPTGGLGIGIDRLCMLLTDTTTIRDVLLFPTMK; encoded by the coding sequence ATGTCAACTGCACATTTTGAAGAATTAAATGACCAACAGATTGTCCGCCGCGAAAAAATGACGGCCCTTGCTGAACAAGGAATTGATCCATTCGGTAAACGTTTTGAACGGACCACAAATTCTGCTGAGTTAAAAACACAATACGAAGAAAAAACAAAAGAAGAATTGGAAGAGCTAGCTAAAACTGCTATCATTGCTGGTCGTATGATGACTAAACGTGGTAAGGGGAAGGCTGGTTTTGCCCATATTCAAGATCGTGAGGGACAAATTCAAATTTACGTCCGTCAGGATGATGTTGGTGAAAAAAACTATGAAATCTTCAAAAAGGCTGATCTAGGAGACTTTATCGGCATTGAAGGTGACGTAATGAAGACAAACATGGGAGAATTGACAATCCACGTCCATAAATTAACTCACCTCTCTAAAGCACTCCGCCCATTGCCAGAAAAATTCCACGGTTTGACAGATATTGAGACACGCTACCGTAAGCGTTACTTGGATCTGATTACCAACCGTGAGAGCTTTAACCGCTTTGTAACCCGCTCCAAAATTATCTCAGAAATTCGCCGTTACCTTGATGGTCTTGGTTTCTTGGAAGTTGAGACACCTGTCCTTCACAATGAAGCTGGCGGTGCTGCTGCTCGTCCATTTATCACCCACCACAATGCTCAAAACATCGATATGGTGCTCCGGATTGCAACCGAGCTCCACCTCAAACGGTTGATTGTCGGTGGTATGGAGCGTGTCTATGAGATCGGTCGCATCTTCCGCAACGAAGGAATGGATGCAACTCACAACCCTGAGTTTACATCTATTGAGGTCTACCAAGCTTATGCAGACTATCAAGACATCATGGATTTGACAGAAGGCATTATCCAACACACTGCTAAAGCGGTTATCGGCGATGGTCCTGTGACCTATCAAGGTACAGAAATTGCTATTCACGAGCCATTCAAGCGTATCCACATGGTCGATGCCATTAAGGAGCAAACTGGCGTGGACTTCTGGCAAGAGATGAGTTTTGAAGAAGCAAAAGCCCTCGCAGCTGAACATCATGTTCCTGTGGAAAAACACCATACAGAAGTTGGTCAGATTATCAATAGCTTCTTTGAAGAATACGTGGAAGCTACCCTTATCCAGCCAACCTTTGTCTACGGACATCCCGTAGCGGTATCACCACTTGCTAAGAAAAATGATGACGACCCCCGCTTCACAGACCGCTTTGAGCTCTTCATCATGACCAAAGAATACGGAAACGCCTTTACCGAATTAAACGATCCAATTGATCAGTTAGAACGCTTTGAAGCACAAGCTAAAGCTAAAGAACTCGGAGATGACGAGGCAACTGGTGTCGACTACGACTACATTGAGGCACTTGAATACGGTATGCCACCAACAGGTGGACTGGGAATCGGTATTGACCGTCTCTGCATGCTCCTAACCGATACAACAACCATCCGAGATGTACTCTTGTTCCCTACGATGAAATAA
- a CDS encoding LLM class flavin-dependent oxidoreductase: protein MVELGISTFGETTPLEKTGDTYSHAERIRQLVKEIEVADAVGLDVYGIGEHHREDFAISAPEIVLAAGAVNTNHIKLTSAVSILSSMDPVRLYQQYTTIDALSNGRAEIMAGRGSFTESFPLFGYDLHDYEELFDEKLDMLLEIDKKTNLKWDGHFTQSVDNKPVYPRPVQEDFPIWIATGGNVESTIKIAQKGLPIVYAVIGAGAKRFKPLADAYRKVARNSGHAPEKIKVAAHSWGWIADDHDKAVEEYFHPTKVVTNNIAKDRPHWSEMTKAQYLYSLTDEGATIVGDPKHVAAKIIKTIEILDLDRFFLHLPIGSMPHEEVLRAIELYGTEVAPIVRDYFAAKEEKALKA, encoded by the coding sequence ATGGTAGAATTAGGTATATCAACATTTGGAGAAACGACACCCCTTGAAAAAACAGGGGATACTTACAGCCATGCAGAACGAATTCGACAATTAGTCAAGGAAATTGAAGTAGCGGATGCAGTGGGATTGGATGTTTATGGAATTGGTGAACATCACCGGGAAGATTTTGCGATCTCAGCACCTGAGATTGTACTGGCAGCCGGTGCTGTCAATACCAACCACATCAAGTTAACATCAGCAGTTTCCATCCTTTCTTCCATGGATCCTGTGAGACTGTATCAGCAATATACTACTATCGATGCCTTGTCAAATGGTAGAGCAGAAATTATGGCGGGTCGTGGTTCCTTTACGGAGTCATTTCCCTTGTTTGGCTATGATCTCCATGACTATGAAGAACTCTTTGATGAAAAGCTGGATATGTTGCTTGAGATTGACAAGAAAACCAATCTTAAGTGGGATGGGCATTTTACCCAGTCTGTTGATAACAAGCCCGTCTATCCTCGTCCTGTGCAGGAAGATTTTCCGATTTGGATAGCAACAGGTGGCAATGTGGAGTCAACGATTAAGATTGCTCAAAAGGGGCTGCCTATTGTGTATGCAGTTATTGGTGCTGGTGCCAAACGCTTTAAACCCTTGGCTGATGCTTATCGCAAGGTTGCTCGTAATTCTGGACATGCTCCTGAAAAGATCAAGGTGGCGGCTCATTCCTGGGGTTGGATTGCAGATGACCATGATAAGGCAGTAGAAGAGTATTTTCATCCAACTAAGGTTGTAACCAATAATATTGCTAAGGATCGTCCCCACTGGAGTGAGATGACCAAGGCACAATACCTTTATTCGTTAACAGATGAGGGAGCGACTATCGTTGGAGATCCAAAGCATGTTGCAGCCAAAATCATTAAGACTATTGAGATACTTGATTTGGATCGTTTCTTCCTCCATTTGCCAATTGGCTCAATGCCACATGAAGAAGTACTTCGTGCTATTGAACTCTACGGAACAGAAGTCGCGCCAATTGTCCGAGATTACTTTGCAGCGAAAGAAGAGAAGGCATTAAAAGCTTGA
- the gorA gene encoding glutathione-disulfide reductase has product MKEFDIIAIGGGSGGIATINRAAMYGAKAALIEASHLGGTCVNLGCVPKKIMWYGSQVAETIAHYGPEYGFTSQTVEFDFATLRRNREAYIERSRTSYATTFKNNGVEVIHGFAKFVDAHTIEVNGELIRAKHIVVATGAQPNIPDIPGSELGIVSDDVFTWEELPSSIAIIGAGYIAVEMAGLLHGLGVQTDLFVRGNRPLRNFDTYIVEALMEEMERTNLPLHTGKTPVSLEKIDGDLIQITFADGSTHTAQHVLWAVGRKPNVGKLNLEAAGISLAPSGHIAVNEYQETIVSGIYALGDVTGEKELTPVAIKAGRLLAERLFHHKPTAKMDYTTIPTVVFSHPAIGTVGLTEDEAIKQYGKSQVKVYTSAFTSMYTALENHRQMAKFKLITVGEKEQVVGLHGIGHGVDEMIQGFAVAIKMGATKEDFDATVAIHPTGSEEFVTMR; this is encoded by the coding sequence ATGAAAGAATTTGATATTATTGCCATTGGTGGGGGAAGCGGCGGCATTGCCACTATCAACCGTGCAGCCATGTATGGTGCTAAAGCCGCCCTTATAGAAGCTAGTCACCTTGGTGGAACCTGTGTCAACCTTGGTTGTGTTCCGAAAAAAATCATGTGGTATGGGTCCCAAGTTGCAGAAACGATTGCACACTACGGACCAGAGTACGGTTTTACCAGTCAAACAGTAGAATTTGATTTTGCAACCTTGCGGAGAAATCGCGAGGCATATATCGAACGCTCCCGTACCTCCTATGCCACTACTTTCAAAAATAACGGAGTTGAGGTCATCCATGGATTTGCCAAATTTGTGGATGCCCATACCATAGAAGTAAATGGTGAATTGATCCGTGCGAAACATATTGTTGTTGCTACAGGAGCACAACCAAACATCCCTGATATTCCAGGAAGCGAATTAGGGATCGTATCTGATGATGTCTTTACTTGGGAAGAGTTACCTTCATCTATAGCAATTATCGGTGCAGGATATATTGCTGTAGAGATGGCTGGTCTTCTTCATGGTCTCGGTGTTCAAACTGACCTCTTTGTCCGTGGCAATCGCCCTCTCCGAAATTTTGATACCTATATCGTTGAAGCTTTGATGGAAGAAATGGAACGAACAAACCTGCCACTCCACACCGGAAAAACACCTGTTAGTCTCGAAAAAATAGATGGCGATCTTATCCAAATTACCTTCGCAGATGGTAGCACTCATACTGCTCAACATGTCCTCTGGGCAGTCGGGCGTAAACCAAATGTTGGCAAGCTCAATCTTGAAGCCGCCGGTATTAGCCTAGCTCCATCCGGTCATATTGCTGTTAACGAATACCAAGAAACGATTGTATCTGGTATTTACGCCCTCGGGGATGTAACAGGGGAAAAGGAGTTAACCCCAGTAGCCATCAAGGCTGGTCGCCTCTTGGCTGAACGGCTATTTCATCACAAGCCGACTGCTAAAATGGATTACACAACCATCCCTACCGTTGTCTTCTCTCACCCAGCTATTGGTACCGTAGGTCTAACAGAAGACGAAGCAATAAAACAGTACGGTAAAAGTCAAGTAAAAGTTTATACTTCTGCTTTCACTTCCATGTACACTGCTTTGGAAAACCATCGCCAGATGGCTAAGTTCAAATTAATAACTGTAGGTGAAAAAGAACAAGTCGTAGGGCTACACGGTATCGGTCATGGGGTCGACGAAATGATTCAAGGCTTTGCTGTTGCCATTAAGATGGGGGCCACAAAAGAAGACTTTGATGCGACTGTTGCCATCCATCCAACTGGATCGGAAGAATTTGTTACTATGCGCTAA
- a CDS encoding biotin transporter BioY encodes MTKISTKSLVYIAIGTALIATFSQISLSIGPIPFTLQTLAIGFIACLYKPKEAIASVGLYLTLGAIGLPIFAGFSGGFAALTGPTAGFLWGFLLYATITSMITKITSDPINIFLACLLGTASCFALGCLVFKIISGASWSDTITWTILPFILPDLLKISLVTICHRLSRPIIKKEAYFS; translated from the coding sequence ATGACAAAAATATCTACTAAATCTCTCGTTTACATCGCTATCGGAACTGCCTTGATTGCTACTTTTTCTCAGATTAGCCTATCTATTGGACCGATTCCCTTTACCTTACAAACTTTAGCGATTGGATTTATTGCCTGTCTTTACAAGCCCAAAGAAGCCATTGCTAGTGTCGGACTCTATCTAACATTAGGGGCTATTGGATTACCTATCTTTGCTGGTTTTTCAGGAGGTTTTGCAGCCCTGACGGGACCTACTGCTGGTTTTTTGTGGGGCTTCCTGCTTTATGCTACTATTACCTCCATGATAACAAAGATAACTTCTGATCCTATAAATATTTTTCTAGCTTGTCTATTAGGAACAGCTTCTTGTTTTGCACTAGGGTGCTTGGTCTTCAAAATCATTTCTGGCGCTAGCTGGTCTGATACAATTACATGGACAATTCTACCATTCATTCTTCCCGATTTGCTGAAAATTTCTTTAGTAACGATTTGTCATCGTTTGTCTCGACCTATTATCAAAAAAGAAGCCTACTTCTCCTAG
- a CDS encoding YdbC family protein, protein MAEFTFEIEEKLLVLSENDKGWTKELNRVSFNGAPAKYDIRTWSPDHTKMGKGITLSNEEFQVLLDAFANK, encoded by the coding sequence ATGGCGGAATTTACATTTGAAATTGAAGAAAAATTGTTGGTTCTATCTGAAAATGATAAGGGATGGACCAAGGAGCTTAATCGTGTATCTTTCAATGGTGCACCAGCTAAGTATGATATTCGCACTTGGAGTCCAGATCACACCAAGATGGGTAAGGGAATCACACTCAGCAATGAAGAGTTTCAGGTTCTCTTGGATGCGTTTGCTAACAAATAA
- a CDS encoding peptidase U32 family protein gives MSKTLKRPEVLSPAGTLEKLKVAIDYGADAVFVGGQAYGLRSRAGNFSMDEMREGIEYAHARGAKVYVAANMVTHEGNEEGAGAWFRELRDMGLDAVIVSDPALIVICATEAPGLEIHLSTQASSTNYETFEFWKELGLTRVVLAREVTMKEVAEIRKRTDVEIEAFVHGAMCISYSGRCVLSNHMSKRDANRGGCSQSCRWKYNLYDLPFGEERRSIKGEIPEEFSMSAVDMCMIDHIPDMIENGVDSLKIEGRMKSVHYVSTVTNCYKAAVDAYLESPAKFEAIKQDLIDEMWKVAQRELATGFYYSPPSENEQLFGARRKIPEYKFIAEVVAFDKETMTATIRQRNVINEGDQVEFYGPGFRHFETTIQDLHDSTGDKIDRANKPMELLTIKLDREIYPGDMVRACKSGLINLYQEDGQSLTIRA, from the coding sequence ATGTCAAAAACATTAAAACGTCCGGAGGTTTTATCACCTGCTGGGACTTTGGAAAAATTGAAGGTAGCCATTGATTATGGTGCTGATGCTGTCTTCGTTGGGGGGCAGGCCTATGGTTTGCGTAGTCGAGCCGGAAATTTTAGTATGGATGAGATGCGGGAGGGGATTGAATATGCCCATGCTCGTGGTGCAAAGGTCTATGTGGCTGCTAATATGGTGACTCATGAAGGCAATGAAGAAGGGGCTGGAGCTTGGTTTCGAGAATTACGAGATATGGGTCTAGATGCTGTGATTGTATCAGATCCTGCACTGATTGTCATCTGTGCTACAGAGGCTCCGGGACTCGAAATCCACTTGTCCACACAAGCCTCATCTACCAACTATGAAACCTTTGAATTTTGGAAAGAGCTTGGCTTGACTCGTGTTGTGCTAGCTCGTGAAGTAACGATGAAAGAAGTCGCTGAAATCCGCAAACGAACAGATGTTGAAATTGAAGCTTTTGTTCACGGTGCTATGTGTATTTCTTATTCAGGACGTTGCGTACTTTCCAACCATATGAGTAAGCGTGATGCCAATCGTGGTGGTTGTTCTCAATCCTGTCGTTGGAAGTACAATCTCTATGACCTACCTTTTGGTGAAGAACGTCGTTCCATCAAGGGAGAAATACCAGAGGAGTTCTCCATGTCTGCGGTGGATATGTGCATGATTGATCATATTCCAGATATGATTGAAAATGGAGTGGATAGTCTGAAAATCGAAGGGCGTATGAAGTCTGTCCACTATGTTTCAACCGTAACCAATTGTTACAAGGCAGCAGTTGATGCTTATCTAGAAAGTCCTGCGAAGTTTGAGGCAATCAAGCAAGACTTGATTGATGAAATGTGGAAAGTGGCTCAGCGTGAATTGGCAACTGGTTTTTACTACAGCCCACCGAGTGAAAACGAGCAACTTTTTGGTGCTCGTCGTAAGATTCCTGAATATAAGTTTATCGCAGAAGTGGTAGCTTTTGATAAGGAAACCATGACAGCAACTATCCGTCAACGAAATGTAATCAACGAAGGGGATCAAGTTGAGTTTTATGGTCCAGGTTTCCGTCACTTTGAGACAACTATTCAGGATTTGCATGATTCAACAGGTGACAAAATTGATCGAGCGAATAAGCCGATGGAACTTTTGACGATCAAGTTAGACCGTGAAATCTATCCAGGTGATATGGTTCGCGCTTGCAAGTCAGGTCTGATTAACCTCTATCAAGAAGATGGACAGTCTTTGACTATTAGAGCGTAA